The Thermocrinis albus DSM 14484 genome segment AACTCCTTACTGGCAGCGTTGAACTGTTTGACAAACTCCATTATGTTAACACCGTGCTGTCCAAGAGCAGGTCCCACAGGAGGTGCAGGTGTAGCTTGCTGAGCAGGGAGCATAAGCTCCACCTTTGCCATAACCTTTTTAGCCATAAAAAACCTCCTCAAAGTTTTTCTATTTGAGAAAAGTCCAACTCTACCGGTGTGAGTCTTCCGAATATGCTTATGAGAACCACCACCTTCTCCCTTTCAGGATGAACCTCGTCCACAGTTCCAGTAAAGTTCATGAAGGGACCTTCTATCACTCTCACCTGATCTCCCTTCTCAAAGAGGACTTTGCTGGGTCTTACACCTTTTTTCACGAAAGCTATGATCCTCTCTACCTCTCTCTCGTCTAAAGGTGCCACCCTTCCACCTGTTAAAACAGGTCTGTATATGTGAGGTGTTTTCTCAATGGCCCTCAAGAGAGAGTCATCCATGTCCGCCTTTATGAGAAGGTAACCAGGAAACATTTTGGACTCTAGAATTATCTTAGCCTCCGTCTTGTTCTCCTTACACGTTATCTTCTGACCCGGTTTGGAGATAGGGGGAGCCTCCACGCACAGATCTCCCTCCACACTCTCTATCACCCTAACCTCTCCGTTCTCTATCCTAAAGGTGGTAACGCCCTTTTTACCCAGAACACTTATGTCCCTGTTGTTACCCCTTAGAGAGAGCCTGTACTTCTCCTTACCCATAGTTTTTATGACCACCTTCTCCTCTGCCGGGACCACCACCTCCTGCACTTTATCCTGAAGACCCTCTATCTCCAGCACTTTAAGCAAATTCTCCCTGGCGGTGGCCTCTTTTCCAGCCTCTACTTGTAGAGCATACCACCTGTACTCACCCATCATCCACCCCTCAGCGCCAGAAGAAAACTTATGAGCCTCGTAAAAGCCAAATCCACCACCCATAGGTACAGTCCTGTAAGTAAAGAAAATATTATAACACCAACTGTGGCCCTCACCACAAGATCCTTGGTAGGCCAGGAAACCTTACCTAGCTCCTGCTTTACTCCCTTTAGGAAAGCTCTGACCTTCTCCATACACCTCTCCACATACGGGGCAGGGAGGACTCGAACCCCCAACCGCGGGATTTGGAGTCCCGCGCTCTGCCAATTGAGCTACTGCCCCTTTACTTCACCTCTCTATGTAATGTATGCTTCTTACACCACTTGCAGTACTTTCTTAGCTCAAGCCTCTGAGGCTTCTTCTGCTTGTTTTTGGTGGTTGAGTAGTTCCTTCTCTTACACTCAGTACAAGCCAGTACAACTACTTCTCTCACCGCCGCCATCTTTCAACCCTCACTCTAAGATCTTGGTAACGACACCAGCTCCCACAGTCCTTCCACCTTCCCTTATGGCAAACCTCAACCCTTCCTCCATGGCCACAGGCTTTATCAACTCCACTTCCAACTCTACATTATCCCCAGGCATCACCATCTCCTGCCCCTCAGGCAACTTCACCACCACACCAGTCACGTCCGCTGTCCTAAAGTAAAACTGTGGCCTGTAACCAGCAAAAAACGGACTGTGCCTTCCTCCTTCCTCCTTGCTCAACACATATACCTGTGCCCTAAACTTCCTGTGTGCCTTCACACTGCCAGGCTTCGCCAACACCTGACCACGTTCCACATCGTCCTTCCCTACTCCCCTCAACAACACTCCTATGTTGTCTCCAGGTAACGCCTCGTCCAACACCTTCCTAAACATCTCTATAGACGTCGCTACCGTCTTCAACGGCTCCTCCCTTAAACCTACTACCTCCACTTCCTCTCCAGGCTTCAGTGTCCCCCTCTCCACTCTTCCCGTCACCACTGTACCACGTCCAGATATGCTAAACACGTCCTCTATAGGCATCAAGAACGGCTTGTCTGCTTCTCTGACTGGTGTGGGGATGTATTCGTCCATCGCTTCCAACAGCTGTAGTATGCTCTGACACCACTTGTCAGGCTTGCCCCCTTCCAGCTCCTGTAATGCACCCAACGCTGATCCCCTTATAACGGGCACTTCATCACCAGGATACTCATACTTGCTGAGTAGTTCCCTCACTTCTAGTTCCACTAGATCCAACAGCTCCGCATCGTCTACCATGTCACATTTGTTCATAAACACCACTATGTACGGTACGTTCACCTGTCTCGCTAAAAGTACGTGCTCCCTCGTCTGGGGCATGGGTCCATCTGCCGCTGAAACCACCAGTATGGCTCCGTCCATCTGCGCTGCTCCCGTTATCATGTTCTTGATGTAGTCCGCATGCCCAGGACAGTCTACGTGAGCATAGTGCCTCTTGGCTGTCTCATACTCCACGTGGGTTATGTTTATGGTGATTCCTCTTTCCCTTTCTTCGGGTGCCTTGTCTATCTCCTCGTACTTGGTGCACTTGGCTTTACCGCCAGGCATAAGTCCGGCACCCAACACGCACGTTATGGCTGATGTTAAGGTGGACTTCCCGTGGTCTACGTGCCCTATAGTCCCTACGTTAACGTGCTCCTTCTCCCTTACAAACTTCTCCTTAGCCATGCTTTACCTCCTTATTTAAGCCCAGGACCGGACTTGAACCGGCGACCTCACCCTTACCAAGGGTGTGCTCTGCCCGCTGAGCTACCTGGGCTCTTTTTCAAAGTTTAAGAGCGGGCGACGGGACTCGAACCCGCGACCTGCTGCTTGGAAGGCAGCTGCTCTACCACTGAGCTACGCCCGCTTCTGTATGGAGGGGGCAGGATTCGAACCTGCGCAGGGCGGAAGCCCGGGGGATTTACAGTCCCCTGCCTTTGGCCGCTCGGCCACCCCTCCTACCTCTGCCAAGCTGGCGGTGGGACTTGAACCCACGACCGCGGGATTACAAATCCCGCGCTCTGCCCACTGAGCTACGCCAGCTTATGGCAGAGCAATATAATATC includes the following:
- the secE gene encoding preprotein translocase subunit SecE — its product is MEKVRAFLKGVKQELGKVSWPTKDLVVRATVGVIIFSLLTGLYLWVVDLAFTRLISFLLALRGG
- the nusG gene encoding transcription termination/antitermination protein NusG, coding for MGEYRWYALQVEAGKEATARENLLKVLEIEGLQDKVQEVVVPAEEKVVIKTMGKEKYRLSLRGNNRDISVLGKKGVTTFRIENGEVRVIESVEGDLCVEAPPISKPGQKITCKENKTEAKIILESKMFPGYLLIKADMDDSLLRAIEKTPHIYRPVLTGGRVAPLDEREVERIIAFVKKGVRPSKVLFEKGDQVRVIEGPFMNFTGTVDEVHPEREKVVVLISIFGRLTPVELDFSQIEKL
- the tuf gene encoding elongation factor Tu; its protein translation is MAKEKFVREKEHVNVGTIGHVDHGKSTLTSAITCVLGAGLMPGGKAKCTKYEEIDKAPEERERGITINITHVEYETAKRHYAHVDCPGHADYIKNMITGAAQMDGAILVVSAADGPMPQTREHVLLARQVNVPYIVVFMNKCDMVDDAELLDLVELEVRELLSKYEYPGDEVPVIRGSALGALQELEGGKPDKWCQSILQLLEAMDEYIPTPVREADKPFLMPIEDVFSISGRGTVVTGRVERGTLKPGEEVEVVGLREEPLKTVATSIEMFRKVLDEALPGDNIGVLLRGVGKDDVERGQVLAKPGSVKAHRKFRAQVYVLSKEEGGRHSPFFAGYRPQFYFRTADVTGVVVKLPEGQEMVMPGDNVELEVELIKPVAMEEGLRFAIREGGRTVGAGVVTKILE
- the rpmG gene encoding 50S ribosomal protein L33; this encodes MAAVREVVVLACTECKRRNYSTTKNKQKKPQRLELRKYCKWCKKHTLHREVK